AAAAGACACTTCTgccaaaaatggacaaacataaTGGGACGAAGGGATTATATTGTATGTAGTAACACCTAAAGAGGTTATGTAACAGACTCCAGTAATTCGGTTTCGTACCTTTCGTCTTTCCGTATTCACGTCCGAAGCTAGACGCAGCCATGCAGAGTATAACAGAGACTCGTAAACGGTAACATATGGCGAATGAATGTCATTTTGTTCACAATAACCGCTGACTCTGGCAAATGTTTCTTGATTCTTTGGGAAACCAGAAATGCTTATGGATCCTTCAATATACCCCCCGGTTTTTCTTCCTGCTAAGACATCCATCAATGTGGTCTTCCCAGCACCACTAACACCAACTAGTGCTGTCAGAATACCCGGTCTGAAAGCACCACTAACATCCCGTAAAAGTTGCAAACGGTTATCATCAACTCCCTGACTCTTCATTTCCTGATATGGGGAACCAACACTTTAGAATGAATACATCGTTTTGGTATGCACATAGGCAAATAAAATGACCGAAAGAAGAAAATTTGTCAATCAAATGAGTTTTTAATtaaattcataatatttcctTTCCCAGGgaataatttttgtgttgtcagATGCACATTTAAAAAACAAGAGTTCAGTTCGAGAGACTTACTGCTGGCATATCCACATAGTAGTTCACATGGTCGAATGCAAGTGAAAGGGGCTGGAAAGGCAAAACCATTCCTCTTGCGACTTGACTTGAGCTGGTGTCTCCTCCAGCGTTTCTTACAGCCATATCCGTACCTGTATTTATCCATGCAACATCAGTGAGTAAGGATACTAAATTCCTTCATCTGTCCATCTTTGTAAGATAGCGGACTacgcaaagaaaaaaaaaaatgacacaaactaAAATGTCCAATGACACGGAAATGTAGGACTTGATTCCTTGTTATTAATAACCCATTTCCTCGAGTATGGCTCCTCCCTTCCATTAGATGCCTTCCTTATGTTCCAGTGGTATTTCCTTAATGATAAAGATTGGATTTTGCCATGGTTCTCCTAACACATCACACACAAGACCTCAAGCAAGTAAACAGAATCATCAGGAAATGAGACAAACCTTCACCATTTGATGTTCGTTGATGCCTATTATTAGTCTCTTGATCATCTTCTAAAAGTACTTTAGAATCACCCAAAGCTGAGATTGAACACGTTCAAATGAAAAAATCAGCATGAATTCTTTAACAAGAAGGTAAACAAACTGGAATTAAATAGCAAGAAAGATGTACTTACGACTTAGGTATGTAAGTGCTGAGATGAAAAGACCAttaaaaagaagggaaaaccCAAGAAGCGCAGCAATACAAACCCAGAACATGTATTCCTCCACAAAGAGTCCTCTGCCATCGAGAAGGGTCTTTCCAACTGTAGGCTGGGAAGTGCCATTGATGGGCTGTTCGAACacagaaataaaaataaattagtttGTATAATGGCATCCCATGAATAAAATGTTAGAATCTTTCCTAAACCATTCAAAGAACTTACGGCACTCCATCTGTCATCGAGAAATTCATTCATTGCAACTGCATTCTGTCCATACATCATGGGAGAAATCCAATATCCCCATATCATCCACGGTTCAATGTCATCTGCACCCCAAGAAAAACAAGGTTATGTTGTGGTTATTTCAAGTGTGCTGAATAAAAATGGAAGAAGACTAACAAGAAGAATTTAAGAGTGAAACAAGGGATGTATTTCTAACCTTTGGACACAATGAAGCCTCCAAGCACAAAAACCAATAGCAAAGTGAACATTCCCATTGTATTAGCAACAACAGGAGTTCTTCCAACAGCAGCAAGGCatcggaagagagagagagccatttGATGTACACCAAAGAAAGCCAGGAATTGTCTGAAGAACCTGAACATTTTTTTACGATATGTTAGAGTCCAGCAATTGTTGAGCCAATTCTGAATGATCATTCTCAGTGATTATTTTATGAACTTACCTACTAGCAGACGGTGCAAACCCTATGGTGTAATAAGTAAGTATGACCCATATCCCAGATTCCACCAACGAAACAGGAATGCGGAGGAGCCAAATGGGCAAGCCAAAAGCCCAAGCTGGATAGAACAAGCTATCTCTCTGCTTAAAGAAAACAGGAAGCCTAAACACTGTCATCGCAAGCTCAGCCATCCCATTGAACATCACATTAATCATACTGAAAAACAGCGCCCCCCAGAATTTGGAAGCATCCTCAATTCTACCATACTTCATTTCCGTTCTTAAGAAGACAGTCAATGCAATTATCGCCATGATTGTTAACTGAACAGTTTTGAATATGTAAATAAAGGAGTTTCTCTTCATCAGAAGCCACTCCCTCGAAAAGCATGCCCTAAAGAGTTCACGATTGGAGATTCCATAGCTTTCGGTCACAAGTGCAGCCGGGTGGGCTTTTGACTTATCATAAGGAATTCTGAGATCTTCAGAAATCCGTTGGCCCACGTGGAAAGTGCTGAAGGCCTTAGAAAAATCGGGTACTGAGATGAACCTATAAGGTTGGTTCTTTTTGAACCAGTATTGTTCTTGGTCCTTTTTGGAAGTCACCTCTTGGAGAAAATCTGCAATTCCTTTTCTTTGTGGGCACTTGAATCCCATGTACTCAAAGAACTCAAGAATATTCTCACGAGGGCCTTGGTAAACAATTTGGCCTTCAGAAAGGAGGATGACATCGTCGAAGAGATCGAATGCTTCGGGGGCTGGTTGCAAGAGAGCGATGACCATGGTTACATCCATTATGTGAACCATTTGCCTCATGTACTTGACTATCTGGAAAGTGGTAGAACTATCTAGCCCCGTGGATATTTCGTCCATGAAAAATGCTTTTGCTGGTCCTACCAACATTTCTCCTGCATTCCAGGAAGAAGAGTTCCAGTTATGTCGTCATAAGTAAAGTTGGAAATTTGGAATCAAGATACGTATAAGGATGAGTTTACCAAACATGAAGCAGCATGATGCAATTTGACACACACAAATGACAgaacaatcatttttttttttttatgtttttgggatTAAAATAGAGAAAACCACCAATTCCATTTAAAAACTGATATAGAAAAACACTTAAGAATTGGAATACATCGAAGGATGAGTTTGACCTAAACCACAGAACAATCAATTTTCTATGAATGGTTTTGCTCATGCCATTAAAATAAGAGAAATATTTCCAGTTATAACCTCATAATTAAAGTTTCAAATTGAACTACACAAAAGGATGGGTTTGAGTCATTTGACCTAACCACAAGAGATCACGATTTATTTCTTGATACCTAATAACAATCAGTTTTTCTGGGAACCttttgggttcatgggattaaCCTAACATGTCCTTTCTGTAACACAACCCAGACTAGTATATTTAGGTTACACATACCAGTAGTGACACGCTTCTTTTGTCCACCGGAAATCCCCCTTCGCATGTCATCGCCCACCATAATATCAGCACAAATATCCAATCCAAGTATCTGTTTCAGAACAATAAGGCATTAAGCTTCTTAAATAGAGAAAAGAAGATCAAATCTGATATGTGATTATTGAAGAACCAACAGACCTTGAGAACATAATCAGTAATCAAACTGGTTTCCTGGCCAGCCATGGCTGTGGCTTTCATGAAGGCATCAATCTCAGGGTCCGGTTTAATGCCtgcttctttctctcttcttgacAACTCCAAGAGCATCTCGTACCTCGTTCCAACTCCCAAACAACGTCCAGAAAAATCCAGTGTTTCGCGAACAGTCATCTCACCGTAGTGAAGATCATGCTGGCTGATGTAAGCACTGGTTCTCTGAGGAACGAATTCCTTAAACTCTTTGCCACAGTAGGTGACTTTTCCAGCTATCTGTGCAGAATTCAAATATATCAGGAAAAGTTCACACATGGAATTGATGGAAACAACAATGGAAAAAGTGGGAGAGAATAACAAACCCTTAAATTGTCATCAGATTTCCCGGCAAGTGCCTTTAGCAATGTTGTCTTTCCAGCACCAGGAGGCCCCAGAAGCAGTGTCATCCTGACAAAATGTTGTCGTTAGTTCAATGAATGAAGGCTACTTGAAACGAAAAGCGAGTGATTTCGTATACGAAAACTAAAGCTACTTGAAAACAAGAAGCTTAAGTTTAGCAACACAAACTAAGCATTGGCTAGTATACAAGTGGCATAAATAGGTATATCCTTATTGAAGTTAAATATTTCACTTTTCGAAGCTACAACTATACTTTTCCCGCAACATCCAATAACCAAATGGTAATTCCGTATGTAACTAGTTTAACATAGAGGATTTTGTGAACCTACCTTGATGGTCTTATGATTCCATTCACGTCCCGGAGTATCTTGACAACCCTTTTCTTAGATGGAGAAAGCCCAATCATTCCAATAATTCCCTACTCACATTCCAAATCACCATAACAGGGATCATCAGATATCAGGGTATAAAAGGAAGCTTTGATAGCAAATAGCAAATAAGTAAATCTTCAACATCGTTCGCAAAATTGTATATGTATTCTGTGATTCCTATGACTTGGGTTACATGCGTACTATAATTGTTGTTGTAGTAGTAACAACATGGGTTTACTTAGCCGAATTGAAGCTATTGGGCAAGTGTCAGCTAAAGATACACAAAGTTTAATTCTGGGCAATAAGTGGAAAAAGCGAAGAAATTACCTCAATTGCATTCAGGGTAGAATTGAGAAGAGTTGGAAGTGCTCTGGTCCCTACATATGCATCTCCCTCGATTGAGAAATTCTGGAACCTTATTTCAATCTTTGGAATTTCAATTCCAACCCTGTTAGCATTAAACCAAGAATCAATATATCcccaagaagaaaagaaaataagggtTGTTTGGTCACAGATtagtgaagaaagaaaaaagaaaaactcctCTAGTCAGAGCCCTCTACAACTCTCTGCGTAAGCAGTCAAAGTAATTCTCATTTTCGGGAAAATAAAATTGTACTTGGTAGTAGTAGCATTTTTTATGTTGTAAGtattttactttcatttctcgACAAACACAAACAAAGCTAACTTTTACTGAAAACTGGTTTGAGAATTTGTTATCAGAACAACACAAGATCAACAAACCTATATCTTCCGTTTTGtgcaattttaatttctttcgcAAAAATGAAAGGATATGCAAATTCTACCAACATTCCATTggtttcattttcaaaaccgcgaaaaacaaaaacaacactaCCAAAAACAAATTCAGTTTCCAtcacatcttcttctttttcttttcattttctggGTGGGCAACGCCAAATTCTCCAAGGCAACCAAACAATCCAACATGGATTAACTTTTTCTCAGCAACAAAAGGATCATTCggaacaaaatcatttttttttaaaatgggtATCTGGTCCAAGGTTTTAAGTAACAGTATTGGGACAATTAATGGTCATGAGTATCGAACAATATATAATAAGAATAAACTGTAgtggtcgtgaatttttaaaactcatttttggaaagaaaaaaaaaaatagaagtccCTGAATAGTCCATAATGGTCTAGTATCGGCCGTGAACTGAACCTGGAGAGGGACCGGTATGTAACGGGAACCACGGACCGGCACGTAAAGGGAATAGGTCGATGAGCCTACGATTTCCCGTGTCAACGGTATCGGAAAGTCAAAAACCCATTACATCTTATACTTAATCTGATCCATTGGAATCTCACCGTCTAATCAGACGACACAATTAAAGTCGGAGCAAAATCTGAGGAAAATGATTTAGCAAAACCTCGAACAAAATCGTCTGAGAGGGAGAAATGAATGTACCTGTCGGTTCGAGCACGGAGCCTCTGAAGGAACCTCTCATTATCATCCTCGACAACCTTGAGAATACTCTCCATCAACTGCTTCTTATCCTGCGAGCCAAGGTTGGTCACGTCCATCTCCTGCCTCACGACCCTCCCGTTACTCATCACCTGCTGCAGCATCCCCTTCCGCACCCTGTCGTACGTCGGCAGCCTCTCTATCGCCGCCCATCTCAGCTCCTCCTCGTCGTCCACCTCCTGCCGCCGCGTGCTGTTCCTCTGGAACACGTCCGGCTGACCCTGCCACACCTCCCTTATGCTCCCCGACTTCCAGCTCCGCGCGCTGCTCGTCGTCCGAGCCAGATCGTCCGCTACGAACGGCGTAGCCATGTCGACTCAAATCAGATTCGGCAACTCAGAATCTGTACAATCGCAATATTCGTTTCTTGAATTTCGGTTTCGAAATTCAATCTTGGTTTCTCTCCGTCACACTTATTGAAAATGAGAAACCGGAGTCGGATAGTTTTTTTGAAGGAGGTATTGGAGAGAGGCTTATATAGAAGAAGAGTTAGTTAGAGTTGGCGGCTAAGACTTTTTTGATTTGCTTTCAGAATCGATGCGCGCgctctctatatctctctctctctctctctctctctctctctctctctctacgtatgGCTCTATATCTGTGCGTGGTCAAAGTGAGGGTACCAGCGGGCGGGGGAGGGAACGGAGAAAGTTCAATGGGGGAATCTGGTGTGTGGATGGGTGGGTCGTGGCCGTTAAAATCGAACTAGATCGTGATGGTGACGGTGTAATGATGGGCACGGACGGTGTGGATGATGTGGTCGTTTAagggatttttctttttttctttttttattttattataggGGACAATAGTCTCTTGTTGGTGGGTTGTATTTTGCTGACTAGAGTTGAAGAAGTTTCTATTTTGACCGGATGATGTTGTGAGTGAGTCCACGGAACGCTGAAGCGCGTGGGAAATTAAATATAGATATAAAATCCGACATGCCGTTAAGAAGTGGGGCTTAGTTTATCATATACTAATTATGGAGTTAAAAAGTCATTTAGGGGATTATGTAGGTCAAATAGGTAAAACCAAGCAATTAGGAAATTCTATTTGTATGAAAACTTGTACTCCACTACTGTAGTGGGATACAACTTTATGAGCAATGGATTCCCCCATCCCACCATATTATCTTCAATTGTTAAATGTTagaggggagtgattttggcactccgcaaattgataaccgcattTTCAAAgaggagtgccaaaatcaatcctCCTGGaagtgcggttatcaatttggaaagtGTCAAAATCGATCCATTCCCATgttaaaactcaaaaataagtaAGATACTATGAGTGATTATCATTTGTCTAATGTTGGTCTCACCACCAAATAACTTAAGCTTTTGAATTGGATAAAATAATTCTTCATGAAATCATGTGAGGTAGATTAGGGGTGGCTCAAGAATTTAAATTCAACAGTGacaataatgtaatttttttttgtgcagaGCTTTGTATTAAGTAAACATATTTATTTACATTGAAAATCCAACAATGTTCTATTTCTAATACAGGACACGACATGAAATCCGACACGAAATTAGCAGTTTAGGGTCGGCTATTACTAACATGGGacacgaatatgacacgacacaataacacgaaaagctaaacatgATCGGGTCATTGTTTAGAAAATTCTGAAACAAATATGGGATGACACAACGTGGGgtgataatttatcaaaatgaAACGATAACACGACATGAAATCCGACAAGAAATTAGCGAGTTAGGGTTGGCCAGTTCTAACATGGGACACGAATATGACATAATGATTCGTTGGTATTCACCAATTATCGTGTACCACTTTTAAGCCTACAAACTAATTTAATCACTAAGTTTTACTCTCAGATTTAGGAGCAATTTAAAAAACCAATTTTACCCGGAATGGAATTTGAATTAAGAAGATGCCAGGGTCACATCAATTTATCACACCGTCTCAATCGgtgtgaagttttttttccccaaaagaaAAGGTGCAAGTATGCTACTTGGAAGGTCCTTAATTGGCAAGGTACTGAGAATATGCCCTGATATAATCTTACTTTGTTTTATACTgtattccttttcttcttcttttggtattctgcaaaaaaaaaaatgaaaaatgaaaagaaaaagaatacaCTACATGGAATGGGTGATGGATTCAACACGGTTGGAGAAAGTGTGGGGCCATTTTTCACTGTATACGTGTCGTTTGATCCATACATATGCAGAATGTGAACCTGAAAGGAGGTTGGTCATATATGGCTTTTGCTTAATTTGAACTTCGGAGGTAGGCCCCCCTTCTAGATCAGCTGCCAAGAAATTCAAGATATTTGAATGAACTTTTGTGTCCCACAATATGAATAATCCAACACATGAGACCAACTAGCTAGGCTGGCTGCTCACTCAGGAGTCCTGAggccctgttttttttttttttgatccgcctgAGGCCCTGTTTGATACGGCACTTTAAGgggtttggattggattattaagcaggggtattagcaataccccgtTTGATTAAGTATCTGctatttatatttgttattCTTGTGTTTTTACATaaggttaaaaataaaaatgtatacTATCAATCAAATCTAATCTATGTGAAACaaatatgatattaataatctcatcacgTAATTTCGTGCGaaacaaacatgcaaattaCGAATCTCATCTTCTCATGAATCACATCTCTTTATGAACCTCATCTTTTTACGAACTCACCCATCTAATACCTTTAACAAATGAGGCCTCGAGCTACAAGGTAGTGGTGGCTGGCTTCAGTAGCCGCAGTGAGGGGTTATGCATGGCTGTTGGAAaatgaactctttttttttagtaataagGGAGTTATGTTTTTGTCctttcatttttgttaatgGGAGTTTTTTAAGTAATAATGTGAGTTATACTTTTATGTTAATGAGAGTTATGTGGTAGTGTAATGAGTGAGAGTTTTAGAGATGAAAGGTCCCTAATAATAGTGGAGTGGATCCAGTCTTAGCTTTGTTTAGAATTTgaatcccatcattttttatccttttgtaacaattacaaagattaataaaataaatttgccgttcaaagaaataataataTTGTAGTGGAGGCCATGTGTATAATTCTTGTTAGTTAGAGGTACGTAGTGAGTTACATTTGGTTATTCCTGTATAGATCCATGTAATCTAGTGTTTCCAAGTATGAGTGAATAAAatatttctttctctcacattatcttcttcttcttcttcaagtgTGAGTTTGTATGTGCTCTTGCCTCCAACAATGGCGGCAACAGCAGGGACAGTGGCCTTGaggtgattttaagggtactacTGAGGAGTTTaggatcaaatttttatttggGAGTGTTCACAAAaaatccaactttgcttcagaattttgACCTAAATTCTTGGGACAAATGTAGATGTTTCGTAATCATTACTATActcaattaagttgatttttacaCAGACTCTAaacaaaataagcggctccgatcatctttatgGGATCCCGAGACGGGCCTAATTAAATTAATCCGTGCGCGCTGTTGCAAATCCCTTTTGTACCCATAGCAGCACTGTAGGAAAAAATTCTGATTTGTTAAATGAAATAACATGTGTCAAATTTACAAAGAGCATATATATGGTGTAGAGTCAACGAAAGGATTTTCTTATTGCCAATAAAACACAATGCATACGTACAGATGTGGGTGTGaacctatatatatacagtattattattattacacaTTTGTGCCGTACACTATTTATAAATGAGTTTAAGatgattgattttcttttgatataCTACTACATTACAGTGCATGTGGAGATATACTACTACATTACAGTGCATGTGGAGTATATTAATTTCAGAATAACTATTTTACGGAGTTTTCCGTGTTTACGGAGGCCCAATATATCGCCCGGtatttaaaagtatttttgaacagttcggattgaaaatcaattttgaccagagtaattgttaccggtcaaaattaaaAAGCAATCTTAAGTACCATTAATGATTGCGCAAATGAACGGGCAGGATTGTGTTGAAACGTGAAGAACTTATTAAcggctcctccgtgaataaatttctctttaTTAACTTATGAATAGATCATAAAGGTCTTTTTTATGGATATTGATGATCCCGACTCCTGTCCTTTAATTTTGGAGATATAGATTTTCGCACCAACACCGACTTGGATagaatttttcaatataaataataCTATATACTATCTAGAAGGGGGGtcttctagttttttttttgatcggcgggGGGTCTTCTAGTTGAACTTTTAATTTCCCATGAGGAGTAAAATTCAAAAGGTGTCACAGTAGTGCAAGTTACAGTGCAATCATCCTGTGACTCGTTCTTGAAAGTGAAAGCAAATTAGTTTGACCGGATAATTAGGTATCATGTGGAGATATCACTTtcatatttgtatatatatagtacaattCACTCAAGATAAAAATCGTTGCGTTAACGATAAAAACTTTGCGAAAGTGATAACAGTCCTGTTGTAATTACGTATCCATCCATGCATGCATTGAAAATCGGCTGTATAGCACGTTCTACCCACACAAATTGTAACACAAGATTTCAGTCATTCATTTCAATTGCTGAAATTAGAACacactctcctctctctctctctctctctctctctctggtttcaaagaaacaaaacaaaaacaaaaaaaaggggaaaagcattgcttaagagcatctccaatcttgatccattttaagacccaaattttaaaacccacaaaaaatcctttccaatctttgacccaaatcttttttcattttgggttttacccatttctttcctcaaatttgagacAATCCAAGTctcttcccattttttttctcaatatttCGAcggctcttttctcttttcaatgGCTCATTCCATGTCATTCTGAGAGCATGGAGTCGGCTTTCCCAAGCTTgaatacctctctctctctctctctctctcatggccaTCGCTGCCAGAATGAGTTCTGGAAAAGAAAGGAGGATATATGAATCAGAGTTCTATGGGTGGTGGTAAGTGGTAGACTATTTGGGTGGTTGGCGGTGGTTATGGaggttctttctttttcttcacaacAGTCAATCATTCTCTATTCCAAATCAAATTTGTTCCCTtctattatttacattattgccattgaatacttaaaaaataatatatttaggTAAAAGATCATTTTGCCATTGAAGTAAGCCTgattcaaaatgaatttttacccaaatttagATAAAATTTTGGATTAAGGAgggagatgctctaaagttcCGGTTTTCAGTCACGAAACCGAGAAGAAGGAGTTGTTAATGGTTCTGATTTTTTGCCGATTCCTTATGTCCAATCGTAATTGAGAGATATGGGTGGTTATTAATTCAATCGACTATATATCTTGTTTGCACTATCTCAGGGCTTCTCAGGTCTTCTAATCTGTTTTTCTACCCACGATTTGTCAGAGATGTCTAATGAGTATGTCCCCGTACATCTGGGCAGGGACGGAGCTAGGAATTTTACTATACAGGGGCGATCAtatatgcaagaaaaaaaataaaaataatcatgcATAGCAATGTAAttgcattaaaaataaaaaaagtacaaaatagcAACACTCCATACCTAATTATgcttttcataaattaacaaATTGCAAAAGCAATAAAGACTTACCTAGGGTTACTGCttgctaaacgaaccaaacagctcgagctcggctcaactTTTAGCTTGTTTAAactcgtttaaaaaaaataaaagccaaGTTCAATCTCGTTTTTTTGCTTGTTTATGAATTCAAGTCAAGCTTGAGCATATCAGTGTTTGGCTCGATAAGCTTGTGAATATAGAGGTCATTCCataaatctatattataaaatagagcgatttttttttttttttggaaaatgtctAGGTATACAAATGAAAATAACATTTATATTAATCGCATTACTTTTCATTAAACTAGTAGCTCTgtgattaaaaaatatacaaaaaaggAAACctaattattgttttccttatcaaatatctctgtcccttttttttcataatatctattttttttttctctctatcacTATCTTTATCA
The sequence above is a segment of the Rhododendron vialii isolate Sample 1 chromosome 13a, ASM3025357v1 genome. Coding sequences within it:
- the LOC131314454 gene encoding pleiotropic drug resistance protein 2-like isoform X1 encodes the protein MATPFVADDLARTTSSARSWKSGSIREVWQGQPDVFQRNSTRRQEVDDEEELRWAAIERLPTYDRVRKGMLQQVMSNGRVVRQEMDVTNLGSQDKKQLMESILKVVEDDNERFLQRLRARTDRVGIEIPKIEIRFQNFSIEGDAYVGTRALPTLLNSTLNAIEGIIGMIGLSPSKKRVVKILRDVNGIIRPSRMTLLLGPPGAGKTTLLKALAGKSDDNLRIAGKVTYCGKEFKEFVPQRTSAYISQHDLHYGEMTVRETLDFSGRCLGVGTRYEMLLELSRREKEAGIKPDPEIDAFMKATAMAGQETSLITDYVLKILGLDICADIMVGDDMRRGISGGQKKRVTTGEMLVGPAKAFFMDEISTGLDSSTTFQIVKYMRQMVHIMDVTMVIALLQPAPEAFDLFDDVILLSEGQIVYQGPRENILEFFEYMGFKCPQRKGIADFLQEVTSKKDQEQYWFKKNQPYRFISVPDFSKAFSTFHVGQRISEDLRIPYDKSKAHPAALVTESYGISNRELFRACFSREWLLMKRNSFIYIFKTVQLTIMAIIALTVFLRTEMKYGRIEDASKFWGALFFSMINVMFNGMAELAMTVFRLPVFFKQRDSLFYPAWAFGLPIWLLRIPVSLVESGIWVILTYYTIGFAPSASRFFRQFLAFFGVHQMALSLFRCLAAVGRTPVVANTMGMFTLLLVFVLGGFIVSKDDIEPWMIWGYWISPMMYGQNAVAMNEFLDDRWSAPINGTSQPTVGKTLLDGRGLFVEEYMFWVCIAALLGFSLLFNGLFISALTYLSPLGDSKVLLEDDQETNNRHQRTSNGEGTDMAVRNAGGDTSSSQVARGMVLPFQPLSLAFDHVNYYVDMPAEMKSQGVDDNRLQLLRDVSGAFRPGILTALVGVSGAGKTTLMDVLAGRKTGGYIEGSISISGFPKNQETFARVSGYCEQNDIHSPYVTVYESLLYSAWLRLASDVNTERRKMFVEEVMDLVELHPLRHALVGLPGVNGLSTEQRKRLTIAVELVANPSIIFMDEPTSGLDARAAAIVMRTVRNTVDTGRTVVCTIHQPSIDIFEAFDELLLMKRGGQVIYTGPLGRQSHKLVEYFEAVPGVAKIKDGYNPATWMLEVTANSIEAQLDVDFADIYANSDLYRRNRDLIKELSTPAPGAKDLYFPNQYSQPFLTQCKACFWKQHWSYWRNSQYNAIRFFMTAVFGVLFGVIFWDKGNKISTQQDLLNLLGAVYSAILFLGGTNASSVQTVVAVERTVFYRERAAGMYSELPYAFAQVAIETIYVCIQTIIYSLFLFSMIGFEWKLAKVLYFYYFIFMCFTYFSMYGMMVVALTPNHQIAAICMSFFLSFWNLFSGFLLPRPLIPVWWRWYYWCSPVAWTIYGIFTSQVGDKDTALTLQDGTVTTVKIFLKDNMGFDEDFLVPIVFAHLGWVLGFFLVFAYGIKFLNFQRR
- the LOC131314454 gene encoding pleiotropic drug resistance protein 2-like isoform X3, which gives rise to MATPFVADDLARTTSSARSWKSGSIREVWQGQPDVFQRNSTRRQEVDDEEELRWAAIERLPTYDRVRKGMLQQVMSNGRVVRQEMDVTNLGSQDKKQLMESILKVVEDDNERFLQRLRARTDRVGIEIPKIEIRFQNFSIEGDAYVGTRALPTLLNSTLNAIEGIIGMIGLSPSKKRVVKILRDVNGIIRPSRMTLLLGPPGAGKTTLLKALAGKSDDNLRIAGKVTYCGKEFKEFVPQRTSAYISQHDLHYGEMTVRETLDFSGRCLGVGTRYEMLLELSRREKEAGIKPDPEIDAFMKATAMAGQETSLITDYVLKILGLDICADIMVGDDMRRGISGGQKKRVTTGEMLVGPAKAFFMDEISTGLDSSTTFQIVKYMRQMVHIMDVTMVIALLQPAPEAFDLFDDVILLSEGQIVYQGPRENILEFFEYMGFKCPQRKGIADFLQEVTSKKDQEQYWFKKNQPYRFISVPDFSKAFSTFHVGQRISEDLRIPYDKSKAHPAALVTESYGISNRELFRACFSREWLLMKRNSFIYIFKTVQLTIMAIIALTVFLRTEMKYGRIEDASKFWGALFFSMINVMFNGMAELAMTVFRLPVFFKQRDSLFYPAWAFGLPIWLLRIPVSLVESGIWVILTYYTIGFAPSASRFFRQFLAFFGVHQMALSLFRCLAAVGRTPVVANTMGMFTLLLVFVLGGFIVSKDDIEPWMIWGYWISPMMYGQNAVAMNEFLDDRWSAPINGTSQPTVGKTLLDGRGLFVEEYMFWVCIAALLGFSLLFNGLFISALTYLSPLGDSKVLLEDDQETNNRHQRTSNGEGTDMAVRNAGGDTSSSQVARGMVLPFQPLSLAFDHVNYYVDMPAEMKSQGVDDNRLQLLRDVSGAFRPGILTALVGVSGAGKTTLMDVLAGRKTGGYIEGSISISGFPKNQETFARVSGYCEQNDIHSPYVTVYESLLYSAWLRLASDVNTERRKMFVEEVMDLVELHPLRHALVGLPGVNGLSTEQRKRLTIAVELVANPSIIFMDEPTSGLDARAAAIVMRTVRNTVDTGRTVVCTIHQPSIDIFEAFDELLLMKRGGQVIYTGPLGRQSHKLVEYFEAVPGVAKIKDGYNPATWMLEVTANSIEAQLDVDFADIYANSDLYRRNRDLIKELSTPAPGAKDLYFPNQYSQPFLTQCKACFWKQHWSYWRNSQYNAIRFFMTAVFGVLFGVIFWDKGNKISTQQDLLNLLGAVYSAILFLGGTNASSVQTVVAVERTVFYRERAAGMYSELPYAFAQVAIETIYVFIQTIIYALLLFSMIGFEWKLAKVLYFYYFIFMCFTYFSMYGMMVVALTPNHQIASICMSFFLSFWNLFSGFLLPRPLIPVWWRWYYWCSPVAWTIYGIFTSQVGDKDTPLTLEGGNVTTVKIFLKDNMGFDEDFLVPVLFAHLGWVLGFFLVFAYGIKFLNFQRR